In Nocardioides sp. JS614, the sequence CTGCTGGCCCATGGTCCACAGGTTCGACGTGGTCCAGTAGAAGAGCACCGCGACCGGGAACGCGATGCCACCGACGGCGAAGACGACCGGCAGGACGTACAGCAGCAGCTTCTGCTGCTGGGCGTAGGGCCCCGACAACGCGTCCGGCGGCATGTTCTTGCTCATCAGCTGCCGCTGGGTGGTGAACGTCGTGGCGGTCATGGCCAGCACCAGGATCGCGGCGACGACCATGACGGCCGTCGAGCCGTCGTTGCGCAGGAACGTGGCCTTCAGCGGCACGCTGAACAGGTCGGCGCTCTGGAAGCTCTCGGCCAGGTCCTTGGTGATGAAGGCCTTGCCGTCCCCGCGGGCGGCGTGCTTGTCGAGCAGCCGGAACAGCGCCAGGAAGATCGGCATCTGGATGATGAGCGGCAGGCACGAGGCGAACGGGTTGGTCCCGCTGTCCTTGTACAGCTTCATCGTCTCCTGGGCCAGGCGCTCCCGGTCGTGCCCGTACTTCTTCTGCAGCTCCTTGACCTTGGGCTGGATCAGCTGCATGTTGCGGCTGGACTTGATCTGCTTGACGAACAGCGGGATCAGCAGCGCGCGAACCGTGAGCGTGAGGCCGATGATCGACAGCACCCACACCAGGCCGCTGTCGCCGTCCAGCCCGATCGCGTCGAGCGCCGAGTGCCAGGCGACCAGCACCGCCGAGATCGCGTAGTAGAGCGGCGTCATGATGAAAGCGCCGATGTCGCCGAGGAATCCCACGGATCAGGCTCCTTGCTGGGTGGAGGGAGATGAGCCCGCGCGGCGGCGGGAAGATGCGGGAGGGACCGGGTCGTAGCCGCCGGCGGCCCACGGGTGGCACCGCACCAGGCGGCGGCCGGCCAGCCAGCTGCCCTTCAGGCTGCCGTGCGAGCGCACCGCCTCCAGGGCGTACGCCGAGCAGGAGGGGTGATAGCGGCAGACCTGTCCGTACAGCGGACTGATCAACAGCCGGTAGGCGCGTAGGAAGCCGATGAGCAGGTAGCGCACCGGGTCGTATCTCATCCG encodes:
- the yidC gene encoding membrane protein insertase YidC encodes the protein MTPLYYAISAVLVAWHSALDAIGLDGDSGLVWVLSIIGLTLTVRALLIPLFVKQIKSSRNMQLIQPKVKELQKKYGHDRERLAQETMKLYKDSGTNPFASCLPLIIQMPIFLALFRLLDKHAARGDGKAFITKDLAESFQSADLFSVPLKATFLRNDGSTAVMVVAAILVLAMTATTFTTQRQLMSKNMPPDALSGPYAQQQKLLLYVLPVVFAVGGIAFPVAVLFYWTTSNLWTMGQQFYVIRNNPAPGTAAAQAKADRDRAKAARHGHGLVQTADPAVEAETENRPQPRQQPKKQSREQRRKATGATPANPARPKGQQQAQPKPQSKPQSKGQQKSRQPKPKPSPEGEQQ
- the yidD gene encoding membrane protein insertion efficiency factor YidD, which gives rise to MRYDPVRYLLIGFLRAYRLLISPLYGQVCRYHPSCSAYALEAVRSHGSLKGSWLAGRRLVRCHPWAAGGYDPVPPASSRRRAGSSPSTQQGA